DNA sequence from the Perca fluviatilis chromosome 4, GENO_Pfluv_1.0, whole genome shotgun sequence genome:
TAAGATGGAGCTATGAATGGATTCTTTACTGGGAATTTGTAATACCACGTGTGCCTAAAACATTgtagaaaacacaaacaaagtgATAATAGAATCAAGTGGTCACCCTGTATTATCAAAGCTACAATTCAAATAACTCCTCCTGTCTCTCCTGGGTGAAGAGCCAGTCAAACAGAAAGGCCACCGAATCTGACACAAACTCTGCAATCTTCTTTATGTTTGTCACATACCATACTTTATAGCCAGATTCTCCCAGTACCATGAGGAGAAACATGACCAAGAGCCCAAGGAAGATGCGGTCCACATAAAAGTTTGCCTTTTCTCTGAATGTCCACTGCTCCCAAGGTAGCTCACGCCGGGCTTCATAGTATTTACCAAAGTGCAGCAAGGCTTCATGTTCGTCGTTCATCTCTTCCACCGGAGCCTCCGGGTCTTGGCCCCCCTCTGCTGCAGCCATTTTATTGTGTCGTTGGTGCTGATAATGAAAGTGTTTTTTAGTTGTCTGAGaatattaaaatgacaaaagtaTTAGCATTGCTTTCTGAAACTTAAATACTTATATTGTTTCTCATGACGCTGCTCAAATATTTGCTTTGCAGCTGTTTTAGGATGAATGTGAAGGGACTTACCTCAAAGAAAATTAGTTAAGGATGAAGATaagatgcacacacaaaattgaGACTCTTGGCTTTTTTGTCTCCACACCTACACCGTGCTTGTGTGCCCCTTCAGCATTCGGAAGGCCACCTGCGACTGCAGAAGGAGTGTGTGGTGCAAAGGCAGTAAAAGCCAGGTTGGTTATGCAGCACCTCAGTCACTAAGACGAGGGCTGGGGATTAGACAACACTCAGCAGTTTCAAATCCCTCATCAAGGAAGGAGGTGACAGATGGTAAAATACCTATTGATATGTTTGTGagggagggacagacagagaaagtgtCAGACGACAGCATGTTCATGTGAAACTATTCATCTTTATAAAGGGCACAGCAGGTGAATGTACAtaaatatgagaaaaataaacatctCACCGCAATAGTCAAAACCCACATATAAAATGACGAACACATTTAAACTTGCAGAGTCTGAACCAGATTAGACCTTTTGTTCTTATGTATAGGTTTTCTGAGTGGAAGTAGTGTGACATGGACAGAAACTAGGCTTAGGTCAAACTGATGACAAAGCAGAACTGATGCAGATTTACAAGAAGCTTTAGAGTTGGGATAAATCACTTCAGCATAATGCTCTCTGGGCAATTTACTCAAATGCTTCAAAGTCTTTTCCCCAACCTGCCACAACTAATGATTGAAATATGGCTAAAACGAGCTGAATTAGCTGAAAGGATGCCTGCATCCTGTGATAAAGACTAATTGTTGGATTGCTTTAATGTTGCCAGAGTTTTATTCCATTTGGTCTAGTGACTTATTGTTCATTTGCATTCCAGGCAGGGCCTTTTTCTGTTCTCTGTATATTGAATGGTTCCTGTGAAACATCACATTTCAGAACacactgtactctctctctctattgatCTTACCCAATATGTTTTCTCATTCAAGTGACTACTCAAACATCAAAAGTAAGCATTTGCAAATTAATGTTTTGTactaaatctaatctaatttttagccagctagcagcgTGGTTCTACACTGCAATGTTGATCCGTCTGTCGGTCAGTTCGTCCACCACTTTGGTGCCGATtaaattatctcaacaactgtgtGACatattgccatgacattttgtacagacattcattgtGCCCAggggatgaatcctaatgactcaGGTGATCCTCTGACCTTGTGTCTAGCACCAACAAGCAGGTCAAAGTTGTCTTCTCCAGGATAGGTTGCCATTCAATTTGATACAGACCTTCGAGTTCCCCTTTATGATTAACTTTTACTTTGCCGATCttttgacatttcattattttcatactttggtttatgaccaaatacttgcaaaacgtaTGTTGTTTAGTGCTTATTATTGAATATTAGCATActaatgctaaactaagattgtGAACATGGTAACATAGCTGCTCAACATCCgtatgttagcattgtcatcgtgagcatgttagcatttagcttaaagcaCTGCTGAGCCTaaatacagcctcacagagccacaGGCAGAGTAGACTTGTAGTCTTGTCTAAAATTTTAATTGTTGTAAATCTGAAATAAGAACTGTAACATTAGCATATTTGAAGAAACAATCAAAGTTTATTCTGGTGAATTTACCCACAACCTATTTGAACATGAAATGGTTGTTGCAtaacttattttgttgacatatatattataattcaATATGAATCAATTTATGAAGCATcaattgaaaacaaaataatgcaTGTTGATGGGAATATATAATTGTTCTGTTGATTGCAGGCTGATTTTCTTTGAAATCtaaatgtcaaataaatatGAATGGGTCAGAGATGAACTTGTCCCATGACCCAATGAAGTGCTTTGCTTTTGTGTTCGTTAATCGGTTAATATTCCAAATATCACATACATGTAATTCAGTCACTGTAGTCACTGTACATCTCACTGTAAACCATGTGCACGGGAGTACTGCAGttctttgttacatttttacatCCACTTTCTCCGGTATGGCTGGTGTGCTGGTGGGGCACGCGGTGGGCTCTGTGGGTTTACACAGCATGCAGCGGCTAGTGATCTGGATCAGCGTGACACGGAACCCATTTATCCTGTATGCATAAACCATTGGGTTGAGTGCTGAGTTCACATGGGACATGAAAATGCCTACATACATGGCAAACTTAGGTATGGAATACTTTGGGCAGAAAAAGGTAATGCAGTTCATGATGTGTATTGGCAGCCAACACACAGCAAAGAGGAACACCACCAAGGCCAGTGATTTGGCCAGCTTCAGCTCCTTCCGATAGTACCTGTCTCCATCACATGTGGCTTCAGCACGCCGGTTAAGCTGTCGCCGGATCACCCTAAAGATCTCCCCATACAGAGCGATCATTACGGACAGGGGTACCACCACCCAGCCGAAGAAATTGAAGTACACCATGTAGTCCATTCTCATGACAGTGGTGAATTCACAGACAATGTCGCTGGAACTGCTGAGGTTTCCTTGAACATTGCGGTTATTCCATCCAATCATTGGAACCAATCCAGTGAGGAAGGAGAGGATCCAACACAGAAAAACTGCCACGTATGCCCTCCTCTGGGTCACTATGGTGTTGTACCTAAGCAATTATTGGAAAACAAATGAAGACAGGTTTTTAATCACTGAAATGGACACATACATCCTGTACTACTGGATGAGTATTTTTTTGAACAAACGCCAGTACATAGATTATTGTAGAGAAGGATTTTTCTCAAGTGCCAGCTTTTGACCTAAGGATCCAACGTACAAATAAAAAGGAGTATGGTTAACTGCCAAAATCCCTTAACAAACTATGTCAGTTATTTAGTCAGacagtgacattttcatttgcTTAAAAGCTTGTGATGTCCAGCCCATTGATTTGCGTTAAACCAGACAACGATATGTGGTGACATGTCAGACATCAACCATCTCCTCTTGTTTCATTCTCTGATgctgaaagaaataaaaagagacTTACTACtactatatttattttttctcctaaAATGTTTTTGGGGCAACTTTAGAGAGTAGGATTATCAGAAAATTAAGGGGTTTTGCTTTTTAAGAAAGGAGTTCAATTCAACTGTTAAAGTCACAATATGTTGGTTCTGAGAGCAATCTAAGACGATTTGTAATTTTgggtaatatataaataaaagttacttGATTTGACTTATATGGGAAGAGATACATGCTCAATCTACAACCAGTTGAGTTCTAGTGAAATCAGGCTTGTGAATAAAGAGCACTTATGCCAATAACATATTTCAGAGTCTATTTTTATCAAGAAAGCTGCAACGAACTGGAACAGGCAATCACAACCACTCATGGATTATGCTGGGATCCATTTCCTATTGCTCTGTTATGAATATTTTATTGCTCTTCTTGATTTGTCATCACAACATTCATCATCCAAATCACTTTCTGTTAATCTTTCTAAATCCTCAGAAAACGAAATTacactttttaaatgaaagtataGTCACTTGGTTTTACAACAGTTCCTCACCTGGTGGGAATCTTGACACGCAGATATCGGTCAATAGCGATGGCCAGGAGGGAAAGGATGGAGCTCTGGGTGATGATCAGCAGCAGGCAGGACAGGAAGAGGCAGGTGTAAAACTGAGTATTAAATCCCAGACTAATGATAATAGCCAGAGGGATGACCAAAACTCCCACAGCGATATCAGCCACGGCCAGAGACACAATGAAGCAGAAGGTGGTGTTGCGGAGAGCTCggttcacacacacagccagcacCACCAGCACATTCCCCACCACAGAGGCCAGGGCAATAGCTGTTTCAATGGAGATGTACATCATGTCCACATGTTCCCGACGCTTGATACCAGGAGCAGAAGACATTTTTGCTATTCGCAGATCTCGCTTACCTTTAGAtactaaaagaaaataaaaattggttGTTGAAACTTCTTACATCCACTTTAGGTTTTGCTTCCATTACTAgctgaaaatattgtactttttctcTTTGCCACATTGACACATTAATGAGTGGCCCTTTTGTTCTCCTGAAGGGATGTTGGACGATTAATCCTTAGCATGTTGTTCAAGCTTTGTTCAGGACTGGATGCCAGTGCATCACTATACTCTTCTACATCCCTACTTGCTCTCTCTCTTAGTCACTCTCTCACAAGTCTGTAAAAACTGTGCTGGTCATAAAATTGAGGGGAGGGACTTTGCCTTCTGCAGCACCCTGCAGCAATAGTTTTGCTCacattaaagggatatttcaccattggaaagatgaatatgtttttaaattaggtcatttatgtagtagaaatgtgaaatcaTTTTTGAAGTAGGTGCCTTCTAGAccaagaaaagacagaaaatgtatttttgtctcatgtggatgaaagacaacaactcacagaatgcacttgcttcgcttccCTACGAGGCCattcccaagccacgcctaccagTTACAGAGgacagtcaagtcaagtcaagtgagttttattgtcatttcaaacatatacactgtatatagtgAAACGAAACATTGTTTCACCATgtctcaagtggtgttacacatttaaaatatataaaatgacatttaaaaaaaaacgacattatataaacacGACATACGAGACACATTATAGACCATACATAAAGTgcaattaatatttaaattagaGCATTTAAGACCGACAAGGGacaggacagacaacagacaacaaaagGGGCATGTAGACTTGTAACAGAGCACTGATTGTTAATAGTTAGGTTCACCGTGAGGTGAAGGTAGAATATAAGAACTTTCTTGAGATTTGCATGGTTGAAATCACCAGTGACAATAAATAGGCCATCCGGATGTGCGCTTTGGAGCTCActgctccgtaaagttcagctaacgcattggtagcattagcgcttggtgggatctaaacacagagtataaacacagccgtgaatttgcgtggaatgtagaTAATGAGCGGAcatttgcaagcaggatggatgggacaggtggtcggctagcgttagctttccacgtAGCTCAAACTCCTGCCCTCGTTCCGCGTTTCCGCTTTCTCGCACACCGCTTTCGATGTCCCCTTCCCCGGC
Encoded proteins:
- the LOC120558087 gene encoding adenosine receptor A1; protein product: MSSAPGIKRREHVDMMYISIETAIALASVVGNVLVVLAVCVNRALRNTTFCFIVSLAVADIAVGVLVIPLAIIISLGFNTQFYTCLFLSCLLLIITQSSILSLLAIAIDRYLRVKIPTRYNTIVTQRRAYVAVFLCWILSFLTGLVPMIGWNNRNVQGNLSSSSDIVCEFTTVMRMDYMVYFNFFGWVVVPLSVMIALYGEIFRVIRRQLNRRAEATCDGDRYYRKELKLAKSLALVVFLFAVCWLPIHIMNCITFFCPKYSIPKFAMYVGIFMSHVNSALNPMVYAYRINGFRVTLIQITSRCMLCKPTEPTACPTSTPAIPEKVDVKM